Proteins from a genomic interval of Deinococcus aestuarii:
- a CDS encoding FAD-dependent oxidoreductase: MSASTLTADLVVIGAGIIGAASAWRLAQRGLKVLVLEQGSPAGGSTGRSAAGVRAQFTTETNILLSKHSIGEYAALPESGYHPAGYLMLVPEAQWDAHRAGVSLQRRLGVPTELLTPEGAQRCAAFEPGGLGGCSFCATDGFVDPHGLTLEYVRRARGAGARFLLDTAVTAIERSGGVWRLRASGGSVEAPLLLNAAGAWAGELGALAGLSIPVRPARRMVFTTGPLNPPRRVPMVFDLGSGVWLRSEGERLILGRADPADVGWREGMDWAWLQPTLEAAMTRFPWLETADLDRRASWWGYYELTPDHQPIVGRLPGVEGWLNACGFSGHGVMQAAAVARVIAQEAVGEVPFIDIDPLRYERFGRAPNVVTDIQV, translated from the coding sequence GTGAGCGCCTCCACCCTGACCGCCGACCTCGTGGTGATCGGCGCGGGGATCATCGGCGCGGCGAGCGCCTGGCGGCTGGCGCAGCGCGGGTTGAAGGTGCTGGTGCTCGAACAGGGCAGCCCGGCGGGCGGCTCGACCGGGCGGAGCGCGGCGGGCGTGCGGGCGCAGTTCACGACCGAGACGAACATCCTGCTCTCGAAGCACAGCATCGGGGAGTATGCCGCCCTGCCCGAATCGGGCTACCACCCGGCGGGCTACCTGATGCTGGTGCCCGAGGCCCAGTGGGACGCGCACCGGGCCGGGGTGAGCCTGCAACGCCGGCTGGGCGTGCCGACCGAACTCCTCACGCCCGAAGGGGCGCAGCGCTGCGCCGCGTTCGAGCCCGGCGGGCTGGGCGGGTGCAGCTTTTGTGCCACGGACGGGTTCGTCGACCCGCACGGCCTGACCCTGGAGTACGTCCGGCGCGCACGGGGGGCCGGGGCACGCTTCCTGCTGGACACGGCGGTGACGGCCATCGAGCGTTCCGGCGGGGTCTGGCGGCTCAGGGCGTCCGGGGGAAGCGTCGAGGCCCCGCTCCTGCTCAACGCGGCGGGCGCGTGGGCGGGAGAGTTGGGTGCGCTGGCCGGGTTGAGCATTCCCGTCCGGCCCGCGCGGCGCATGGTCTTCACGACCGGGCCACTCAACCCGCCGCGCCGTGTGCCGATGGTCTTCGACCTGGGCAGCGGGGTGTGGCTGCGCTCCGAAGGCGAGCGGCTGATCCTGGGCCGCGCCGACCCGGCGGACGTGGGCTGGCGGGAGGGGATGGACTGGGCCTGGCTGCAACCCACCCTGGAGGCGGCCATGACGCGCTTTCCCTGGCTGGAGACGGCGGACCTGGACCGCCGCGCGAGTTGGTGGGGCTACTACGAGCTCACCCCGGACCACCAGCCTATCGTCGGGCGCCTGCCGGGGGTGGAGGGGTGGCTGAACGCCTGCGGCTTTTCCGGGCACGGGGTGATGCAGGCGGCGGCGGTCGCCCGCGTGATCGCGCAGGAGGCCGTGGGGGAAGTCCCGTTCATCGACATCGACCCCCTGCGGTACGAGCGGTTCGGGCGGGCCCCGAACGTCGTGACGGACATTCAGGTGTGA
- a CDS encoding SDR family NAD(P)-dependent oxidoreductase yields the protein MTNNLSRRFEGRVVLVTGAGGGIGRAVAERFAREGARVAVNDVKEAAVRAVVEGIAAAGGVALAVPADVSDAAQVDAMFGRVEAAFGYVDVLYNNAGLIDTARHFLDGDEAWWDRIIGVNLKSVFLCSHRAARIMARRRRGVIISTSSGGATRAHRGNVAYDATKGGIEAMTRAMALDLAPYGVRVNGVVPGFINTYGLTEEQLRVREKTVPLGRYGVAEDMTGAALFLASDDAAYVTGQFIAVDGGVLVQQRSANVDTFPVAGFPVVEADLP from the coding sequence ATGACGAACAACCTTTCCAGAAGATTCGAAGGCCGCGTGGTGCTGGTCACTGGGGCCGGGGGCGGGATCGGCCGCGCCGTCGCCGAGCGCTTCGCCCGTGAGGGCGCCCGGGTGGCCGTGAACGACGTGAAAGAAGCAGCGGTGCGGGCGGTCGTGGAGGGCATCGCGGCAGCGGGCGGCGTGGCCCTGGCGGTGCCCGCCGACGTCTCGGACGCCGCGCAGGTGGACGCCATGTTCGGCCGCGTCGAGGCGGCCTTCGGGTACGTGGACGTGCTGTACAACAACGCCGGGCTGATCGACACCGCCCGCCATTTTCTGGACGGCGACGAGGCCTGGTGGGACCGGATCATCGGGGTGAACCTGAAAAGCGTCTTCCTGTGCTCACACCGGGCCGCCCGGATCATGGCCCGGCGCCGCAGGGGGGTGATCATCAGCACGTCCTCGGGCGGCGCCACACGCGCTCACCGCGGCAACGTCGCCTACGACGCGACCAAGGGCGGCATCGAGGCGATGACCCGCGCGATGGCGCTCGACCTCGCCCCGTACGGCGTGCGGGTGAACGGGGTGGTGCCGGGCTTCATCAACACCTACGGCCTCACCGAGGAGCAGCTCCGGGTGCGCGAGAAAACGGTGCCGCTGGGCCGCTACGGGGTGGCCGAGGACATGACCGGGGCGGCGCTCTTTCTGGCCTCGGACGACGCGGCGTACGTCACCGGGCAGTTCATCGCGGTGGACGGCGGGGTGCTCGTTCAGCAGCGCTCGGCCAACGTCGATACCTTCCCGGTCGCGGGCTTTCCCGTGGTCGAGGCGGACCTCCCGTGA
- a CDS encoding ABC transporter permease, with protein sequence MKRREVVRLAWRGLSRRPVRTGLTALGITVAVASMVVFLSLGEGLRGVFRDELGSVGPDVQVARGNLAQGLFPAPTLPPGTAADVARLAPELGITRVTPVVVSLRQSLDPAQSAVFYGLPARQGVQALFPGVRAGRGRLLLPADEGRAVAVLGARAARNLGLGVGDTLALNRRASARVVGVLAPQNSLTDTFTFLPLGAVGRAFGTGERLSLVAVRLERPGDARRVAEVLSRRLGLTATTRSDFLSFVGRLLRSSDAVSLGLSVVSLVVGGLAVVNTVLMGVYERTREFGTLRAIGARPALVRALVLTESLLLALLGGALGLGLGRLGIWGVNLYTRDLAGIDAAALTPRLVALTLAVSGGLGLLAGWLPARAAHRLTVTAALGRA encoded by the coding sequence GTGAAGCGCCGAGAGGTGGTCCGGCTGGCCTGGCGGGGCCTGTCCCGCCGTCCGGTGCGGACGGGGCTCACCGCGCTGGGGATCACGGTCGCGGTCGCCAGCATGGTGGTCTTCCTGTCGCTGGGCGAGGGGCTGCGCGGGGTCTTCCGGGACGAGCTGGGCAGCGTCGGGCCGGACGTGCAGGTGGCGCGGGGCAACCTCGCCCAGGGCCTCTTTCCCGCGCCCACCCTGCCCCCCGGTACCGCGGCCGACGTCGCCCGGCTGGCCCCTGAGCTGGGGATCACGCGGGTCACGCCGGTGGTCGTCTCCCTGCGGCAGTCGCTCGACCCGGCCCAGAGTGCCGTCTTCTACGGCCTGCCCGCGCGTCAGGGGGTTCAGGCCCTCTTTCCGGGGGTCCGCGCGGGGCGGGGGCGCCTGCTCCTCCCCGCCGACGAGGGCCGGGCGGTCGCGGTGCTGGGGGCGCGGGCGGCGCGCAACCTGGGGCTGGGGGTGGGGGACACGCTGGCGCTCAACCGCCGGGCCAGCGCGCGGGTCGTGGGCGTCCTGGCCCCCCAGAACAGCCTGACCGACACCTTCACCTTCCTGCCGCTGGGCGCGGTGGGGCGGGCCTTCGGGACGGGGGAGCGGCTGTCGCTCGTCGCCGTGCGGCTGGAGCGGCCCGGGGACGCCCGGCGGGTCGCCGAGGTTCTCTCGCGGCGCCTGGGGCTCACGGCGACGACCCGCTCGGATTTCCTGAGCTTCGTCGGGAGGCTGTTGCGCAGCAGCGACGCGGTGAGCCTGGGCCTCTCGGTCGTCTCGCTCGTCGTCGGGGGGCTGGCGGTCGTCAACACCGTGCTGATGGGCGTGTACGAGCGGACGCGCGAGTTCGGCACCCTGCGGGCCATCGGGGCGCGGCCCGCCCTCGTGCGGGCGCTGGTCCTCACCGAGAGCCTGCTGCTGGCCCTGCTCGGCGGCGCCCTCGGGCTGGGGCTGGGGCGGCTCGGCATCTGGGGCGTCAACCTCTACACCCGGGACCTCGCCGGGATCGACGCGGCGGCCCTCACCCCGCGCCTCGTGGCGCTGACGCTCGCCGTCTCGGGGGGGCTGGGCCTGCTCGCCGGGTGGCTCCCCGCCCGCGCGGCCCACCGCCTGACCGTCACCGCCGCCCTCGGGCGGGCCTGA